Proteins encoded within one genomic window of Oncorhynchus keta strain PuntledgeMale-10-30-2019 chromosome 12, Oket_V2, whole genome shotgun sequence:
- the LOC118391393 gene encoding splicing factor ESS-2 homolog, translated as MEGFGKALMSGTLVPANPVTTVALRQPPEETKKTNRKVLDEENYIESLEKIIQRDFFPDVTKLHAQKDYLEAEENGDLGKMREISIKYGSSLAKSTPRSTAPYVTPASFETPEGCPESPSSVLGKNKKGTDVVVNKEGDEEEKELPCLDRFLAKNTSEDNASFEQIMVLAEDKEKLRHAWLYEAEAEFKQRHEENLALPSSEKQALECVKAGLETWEYKAKNALMYYPEGVQDDDTLFKKPREVIHKNTRFVGDPFSKALNKCQLQQAAALNAQFKQGKVGPDGKELNAQDSPNVNGYGFEGTPCPSPGMAESPLMTWGEIESTPFRLDGSDSPFQERNIGPSFKIPEPGRRERLGLKMANEAAAKNRAKKQEALRKVTENLASLTPKGLSPALTPALQRLVNRTSSKYTDKALRASYTPSPTHRGAGSKTPLGGPATPSGTPTPSKARTPASQDPASITDDLLQLPKRRKASDFF; from the exons ATGGAAGGATTTGGAAAGGCGCTGATGTCTGGAACCCTTGTCCCAGCTAATCCTGTCACAACAGTTGCTCTTCGACAGCCACCCGAGGAAACAAAGAAAACAAACCGAAAGGTTCTTGATGAAGAAAACTACATAGAG AGTTTAGAGAAGATCATCCAGAGGGACTTTTTCCCAGATGTGACCAAGTTACATGCACAGAAGGACTACCTCGAAGCTGAGGAAAATGGGGATCTTGGGAAGATGAGGGAAATATCCATTAAGTACGGGTCATCTTTAGCCAAGTCCACACCACGCTCCACTGCCCCAT ATGTTACTCCAGCTTCCTTTGAGACACCAGAGGGTTGTCCTGAGTCTCCCTCTTCTGTACTGGGCAAAAACAAGAAAGGAACAGACGTGGTGG TGAACAAGGAAGGAGACGAGGAAGAGAAAGAGCTGCCCTGTCTTGATCGCTTCTTGGCTAAGAACACAAGCGAGGATAATGCATCCTTTGAGCAGATCATGGTTCTGGCAGAAGACAAGGAAAAGTTGAGGCATGCGTGGTTGTATGAGGCAGAGGCTGAATTTAAACAG CGGCATGAAGAAAACCTTGCACTTCCTTCATCTGAGAAGCAGGCCCTTGAGTGTGTAAAGGCAGGACTGGAGACCTGGGAGTACAAAGCAAAGAATGCCCTTATGTACTATCCAGAGG GTGTCCAAGATGATGACACACTCTTCAAGAAACCCAGGGAGGTGATTCACAAGAACACTCGCTTTGTGGGAGACCCATTCAGCAAAGCCCTTAACAAATGCCAGCTTCAACAGGCTGCAGCCCTCAATGCACAG TTCAAACAGGGTAAAGTAGGCCCAGATGGCAAAGAACTTAATGCCCAGGATTCTCCTAACGTGAATGGATATGGGTTTGAAGGAACTCCATGCCCTTCCCCAG GTATGGCTGAGTCCCCCCTGATGACCTGGGGTGAGATAGAGAGCACCCCCTTTCGCCTGGATGGGTCTGACTCACCGTTTCAAGAGAGGAACATCGGCCCATCATTTAAG ATTCCAGAaccaggaagaagagagaggttgGGTTTGAAAATGGCCAATGAGGCTGCCGCCAAAAACCGGGCAAAGAAGCAAGAAGCATTGCGAAAGGTCACAGAAAACCTGGCAAG TCTCACCCCAAAAGGCCTGAGCCCAGCATTGACTCCTGCCCTTCAGAGGCTTGTAAACCGCACCTCCAGCAAATACACAGACAAAGCTCTAAGGGCAAGCTACACACCATCACCCACACACAGAGGAGCAGGCTCCAAGACCCCCCTGGGTGGTCCAGCCACTCCCTCAGGCACTCCGACACCAAGCAAAGCTAGGACCCCCGCCTCCCAGGACCCAGCATCCATCACAGACGACTTACTGCAGCTTCCCAAGAGGAGGAAAGCATCTGACTTCTTCTGA
- the LOC118391394 gene encoding uncharacterized protein LOC118391394 has product MDEKLILSVFNFPELYNTTLPDYRNGETRSLAWRRISALTALPAEECKRKWKNLRDRYFKEVRQEKRSKEETGERTTSRWKYRQLLNFLQPFIKPRNGNADHDNQESPDTINKSTQSELKPVKTLNTALVNNMKTPTTQVGTMSQLAFVTQLSPAQQGTQMAQLAFLAKLPPGAQISPAPQPSSAPQLSTYTTRKRPQTRQESPASPCSSSTPAKLSTKNRRLLAKEKDHRSDSMIPNRQCDEDEMFLLSFVPALKRLAPQKRCETKIKIQQIMYEAEFSVDQPLTVKDPLVTVSNELPEPMPQEDQGPESQEEPET; this is encoded by the exons ATGGACGAAAAGTTGATATTGTCCGTTTTTAATTTTCCTGAGCTGTATAATACAACTTTGCCAGATTACCGCAATGGTGAGACAAGATCCCTTGCTTGGCGGAGAATCAGCGCGTTGACAGCTCTTCCAG CTGAAGAGTGCAAAAGGAAATGGAAGAATCTAAGAGACCGATACTTCAAGGAAGTACGACAGGAGAAAAGGAGtaaggaagagacaggggagcgCACCACCAGTCGATGGAAATACAGACAACTTCTGAACTTTCTTCAACCATTCATTAAACCTAGAAATGGCAATGCAGACCATGACAACCAGGAAAGCCCTGATACAATCAATAAAAGCACACAGAGTGAGCTCAAACCTGTCAAAACACTCAACACAGCCCTGGTAAATAACATGAAAACCCCTACAACCCAGGTTGGGACCATGTCGCAGCTAGCCTTTGTGACCCAGCTGTCCCCAGCGCAACAAGGCACCCAGATGGCCCAGCTGGCTTTCCTGGCCAAGCTACCACCAGGTGCCCAAATATCCCCAGCGCCCCAGCCATCCTCAGCTCCCCAGCTATCAACATACACAACCAGGAAGAGGCCTCAGACACGACAAGAGTCCCCTGCTTCACCATGTTCCTCAAGCACTCCTGCCAAGCTCTCCACAAAGAACAGGAGGCTGCTGGCCAAAGAGAAAGATCACAGATCAGATTCCATGATCCCTAACCGACAGTGTGACGAGGATGAGATGTTTCTTCTCAGCTTCGTTCCTGCCTTGAAGAGGCTAGCCCCACAAAAAAGATGTGAGACCAAAATTAAGATCCAACAGATAATGTATGAGGCAGAGTTTAGTGTAGATCAGCCATTGACTGTCAAAGACCCACTGGTGACAGTGTCCAATGAACTGCCAGAGCCCATGCCTCAAGAAGACCAAGGGCCAGAGTCACAAGAAGAACCAGAGACATAA